A window of Maioricimonas rarisocia genomic DNA:
TCCAAACAGGAATTTAACGACATTTTGCACACGTGAAATTGTCAAAATCCCATTTGCCACTATCATGAAGGAGAACAGGGCGACAGAAGTCGCTCTCCGGCCAGAGCCTCAGCGCCGCCAGCCGCGGCGTGTTACGCGGTTTTTTCCACGGAATGACGAACGTCCCTCTCTCAACTTCCGATCGAGATCTTCTCCGGCAGCTCCGGCGGCTGGGAGCGGCGACGGTCCGTGAACTGTGTGAGAGCTGCGACGTCACCGCGACGGCGATCCGGCAGCGGCTGGGACGTCTCGAATCGGCCGCACTGGTCGAGAAGGAGATCGTCCGCCACGGCCGGGGTCGTCCACGCAATTGTTACAAGTTGACAGACAACGGGTTACAGCAGCTCGGAGAGAATTACGCCGAGCTGGCCCAGCTCCTCTGGGAACAGTTGGCCAACATCGATGACCCCGGCATTCGAGGGAAGCTGATCGACAGCCTCCGCTCGGCAATGGTCGAGCGCTACGGATCCAGCGTCGACGGCGCTACCCTGAAGGATCGGATCCGGCAGCTCGGTGCCGCACTCGCCCAGCGGGGCGCCGACGTCGAGATTGACGATCGTGAGGCCGGGGAGGGGGGACTGCCGATCCTCCGCGAGAACAATTGTCCTTACCACCGTCTGGCCGCAGCGGACGGGACGATCTGCGAACTGGAACAGTCGGTGTTCGAGTCGGTGCTCGATGCCGAAGTGGAACTGACCGCCTGTTGCATGGACGGCCATCACTGTTGTGAATTCGAGGTCACCGAACGCTCGGGGCATGAAGAAGTGTCGGCGGTTTCCCCGGGCAGCGAACCGCGTTAAAGTGACGTGTCCATTTCGGTCCGATTGTCGGGTTTCAGCGGCCGGACATCGAGAATACGCCTTTGTCTGTTTGAGGACGGATTGACCATGACCTGGATTGAAGGGCGGTTCGAAGAAAACGTCATCACCACTTCGCTCGAACAGGCGATGAACTGGGCGAAACAGTCGAGCATCTGGCCGATGACCTTCGGTCTGGCCTGTTGTGCGATCGAGATGATGGCGACCGGTGCCAGCCGCTACGACATCGACCGATTCGGGGCCGGGGCTTTCCGTGCCACGCCACGGCAGGCAGACCTGATGATCGTGGCCGGGACGGTGACCTATAAGATGGCCAGCCGGGTCCGTCGCCTTTACGAACAGATGCCCGACCCGAAGTATGTCATTGCGATGGGAGCCTGCACGGTCGGCGGTGGCCCGTACTTCAAGTACGGTTACCACGTGGTGAAGGGGGTCGACCTGGTCGTCCCGGTGGATGTGTACGTGCCGGGGTGCCCGCCGCGGCCGGAAGCCCTCCTCGAAGGGGTCATGCGAATTCAGGACAAGATCAAGGCGAAGAAACTCGCCAGGGGCGCCTCCGAGGTGCTGCCGGTTCCTCACCACACCGGCTACGTCCAGGAACCGCAACTGATCAACTCCTGACGGCGGCGGACGGCTCGTCCGCGCCAACGTCATACAGTGTCCGCAGTCTCCGCCGGCAAGCCGTCGGCGTGAGCAGTCAGTCGAATTACGGAATGTAACATGAGCAGTGTGCTGAAGATCGAAAACCTGCACGTCTCCGTCGGGGACGTGCCGATCCTCAAGGGCGTGAACCTCGAAATCGGTCAGGGCGAAATCCACGCACTGATGGGCCCGAACGGATCCGGCAAGAGCACACTCGCCTACACGCTCGCCGGACATCCGAAGTACGAGGTCACCGAAGGAAAGATCTCGCTGGACGGCAACGACATTGCCGAGCTGGATCCGTGCGAACGGGCCCGCCTGGGAATGTTTCTCGCCTTCCAGTACCCGGTCACCATCCCGGGCGTGAAGGTCGCCGACTTCCTGCGTCACGCCGTCTCGAACGTGCGGAACCCCGAACGGAAGGAAGGGGAAGAACTCATGCCGATGCGTGAGTTCCGTACCGAGTTGCGGCAGACAATGAAGGATCTGAACATCGACGCCGAGTTCGCCCGCCGGTACCTCAACGAAGGCTTCTCCGGCGGCGAGAAGAAGCGGATGGAGATTCTGCAGCTGGCGATGCTCAAGCCCCGGTTCGCCATGCTTGACGAGACCGACTCCGGCCTCGACAGCGACGCGGTCCGCGTGGTGAGCGAAGGACTGCGGACGCTCTCCGGCCCGCACATGGGCGTGCTGATCATCACGCACCACGAGCGTCTGCTCGAATACAACCAGCCGCAGTACACACACGTCATGCTGGCAGGCCAGATCGTCGAGACCGGCGATGCCGCCCTGGCGCACGAGCTTCATGCAAACGGATATGCGGGAGTCCGTGAACGTCATCCGGAAGCCGCGGCAGAGGAAGAAGCCGCCCGCAATCCGGAAGAAACCACCACCGCCTCCTGAGACCGGCCCAGCCGGCATCGCGACGCGACGTAAGTCACCATGACAACGACCACCCTGATCACCGCCGAAGAGTTTGGCCAGATGACGTTCGACACGCCCGTCGAACTCGTCCAAGGGGAGGTTGTGGAACTCAGCTTCGCTAACGCCCGGCATGGCATGGTGTGCACCAATGTCGCATACCTGCTGGGGACGCTGGAGCGGGAAAGCAATGGCACGAAGGTCGTTGCCTGCGGTTCGGGTGTCATCACGCGGCGCGATCCAGACTCCGTTCGGGGAGCGGACTTGCTCGTCGTGACACGCGAGCGACTCCCCGGGGCAGAGGTCCCGGTTGGATATTTCGATGTCGCCCCCGAACTGATCGTCGAAGTGGTGTCACCCAGCGACCGCTGGTCCGACGTCATTGCGAAGATTGCCGAGTACCTGCAGGCGGGCGTGCAGGAAGCTTGGATCGTCGATCCGGAACAGAAGCGGATTCATGTTTATCACGGCGACGCGGAACCACGGATGTTCGAAGCGTCTGCCGAAGTGAGCAGCCGGGCACTGCCCGGACTGCAGTTCAACGTTGACGACCTGTTTCGCGGAGTGTAGCCAGCCGGCAGCAGATCGCCGCTGCCTCTCGCGACAACAGTCCTGAAACAGACTCGCCCGACTTTCCATCGGAGCCGATCACCATGGCCAGCACTACCGAAAACCTGACACCCGACGCTGCGGGCATTCCCGAAGGCGGGTACAAGTTCGGATTCCACGATCCGACCGACAAATACACGTTCATGTCGCAGAAGGGACTGAACGCCCAGACCGTCGCCCAGATCTCCGAGATGAAAGGGGAACCGGCCTGGATGCGGGACTTCCGCGTGAAGTCCTTCGAGATCTTCGAGTCGAAGCCGATGCCCGACTGGGGGGGCGACATGTCCGGCATCGACTTCCAGGACATCTTCTACTACGTCAAGGCGGCCGATCATCAGGGGAAATCGTGGGACGACGTACCGGATGACATCCGCAAGACGTACGAACGCCTCGGGATCCCCGAAGCCGAGCAGAAGTATCTCGCCGGCGTGAAGGCCCAGTACGAGTCCGAAGTGGTCTACGGCTCATTGCAGGAAGACCTCGAGAAGCAGGGCGTCCTGTTCACCGACACCGACTCGGCCCTGCGGGACTACCCGGACACCTTCCGCGAACACTTCGCGACGGTCATTCCGCCCAGCGACAACAAGTTTGCCGCGCTCAACTCGGCCGTCTGGTCGGGTGGATCGTTCATCTACGTCCCGCCGGGAGTCCACATCGACTTCCCGCTGCAGGCGTACTTCCGCATCAACACCCAGAACATGGGTCAGTTCGAGCGGACGCTGATCATCGTCGACGAAGGAGCCAGCGTGCACTACGTCGAAGGCTGTACGGCTCCGGTCTACAGCACCGACTCACTGCACTCCGCGGTTGTCGAAATCATCGTCAAGAAGGAAGGTCGCTGCCGGTACACGACCATCCAGAACTGGTCGAACAACGTCTATAACCTCGTCACCAAACGGGCGATGGCCTACCGCGACGCCCTGATGGAGTGGGTCGACGGCAACCTCGGCTCGAAGCTGACGATGAAGTACCCGGCCGTCTACCTGATGGAACCGGGTGCCCGCGGCGAAACGCTGTCGATCGCCTTCGCCGGCGACGGACAGCACCAGGATGCCGGTGCGAAGATGGTCCACTGTGCTCCGCACACGTCGAGCCGGATCATCTCCAAGTCGATCAGCAAGGATGGCGGCCGCTCGAGTTATCGCGGTCTGGTAAAGGTTCAGAACGACGCGACCGACTGTAAGAGCAACGTCGTCTGCGACGCGCTGATCCTCGATCCGGAAAGCCGTAGCGACACCTACCCCTACATCGAGGTGGAGGAGGACGACGTCGCGATCGAGCACGAAGCGAGCGTCTCCAAGATCGCCGAGGAACAGCTTCTGTACCTGATGAGCCGCGGACTGACCGAAGCGGAAGCTTCCGCGATGATCGTCACCGGGTTCATCGAGCCGCTCGTCAAGGAACTCCCGATGGAATATGCCGTCGAGATGAACCGGTTGATCGAGCTGCAGATGGAAGGAAGCGTCGGCTGACCGACGACGTACCGGTTCCGGACGATGTACCGAGCCGTCACAGGCGGGAGCAGACTGAGATGCAGGCCTTCACCGTCACGCTGCTGTCTGTTCCTGCCGTGCTGTTCGGATCGACCCTCGCCCTGGCCGAAGCTCCGAACCGGAGCCAGGCTGAGGCGGCACTCGAGCGGGCCTGCCGGTTCTTCCACGACCACTGTTCGCATCACGGCGGATACGTCTGGAGATACAGCCGCGACCTGACTCTCAGCGAAGGGGAAGCCGAAACGGGCCCGGACACCGCATGGGTTCAGCCACCCGGCACTCCGGCAGTCGGCGAGACCTTCCTCGACGCCTGGGAGGCCACCGGCCGGGAAGAGTACCGGGACTGGGCGATCGAAACGGCTCGCGCGCTGGTTCGTGGTCAGCTGCAGTCCGGCGGATGGTACTACCGGATCGACTTCGACGAAGAGGAACGGAAACGCTGGGGCTTTCGCGACAATGAAGCCTATCGCCCCAGCCGGCGACGTAAGAACAAGACGAATGTGACGACGCTCGATGACGACGTCACACCGGCCGCTGTGCGGCTGCTGATGCGGGTCGATCGGGAACTGGACTTCAGTGACCGGGAGATCCACGAGGCGGCAATGTTTGCACTCGATGCGATCGTGGCCGCTCAGTATCCCAACGGAGGCTGGTACCAGAACTGGGACCGGTACCCTGAATCGGCCTCGAGCAATGACTTCCCTGTCATTGCCGCGTCGTATCCCGAAAGCTGGTCCCGCCGCTGGCTGAACGATTGGCCCGGCCGGTACTTCAATAACGACAACGTATCCGGCAACGTCATCGCGACGCTGCTGGAAGCATGGGACACCTACCAAGACGAACGTTACCTCGAGGCCGCCAAACGGGGAGGGGAGTTTCTGATCCGGGCGCAAATGCCCGACCCGCAGCCGGCCTGGGCCCAGCAGTACGATCCGCAGATGCATCCCTGCTGGGACCGCAAGTTCGAGCCGCCGGCCATCAGCGGGCTCGAATCACAGGACGTGATGGAAACACTGATGCTGCTGTATCGCCGCACCGGCGAGCAGCGGTTCCTCGAGCCGATCCCGCGGGCTCTCGAATACCTGAAGAACTCCCGGTATCCGGACGGCCGACTCGCCCGGTTCTACGAGTTGAAATCCAACCGGCCGCTGTTTTTCACGAAGGAATACGAACTGACGTACAACTCCGACGATTCCCCCACGCATTACGGCTTCATTGTCGACAGCCGACTGGACGCGATTGAAGCAGAGTTCACCCGACTCTCACGTCGGGGCCCGGAGGCACAGCCCACCGCGTCGCCTTCCCGCCGCGAACTGGCGGAACAGGCGGCCGCTGTGATCGAGGCTCTCGACGACCGGGGAGCCTGGATTGACCCGCGTTCGATGAAGGGGCACCGCAAGGCGTCTCCGGAAGGGGTCGTTCAGTCGGAAACGTTCAACACCAACGCCCGGGTGCTCTGCGAGTACCTGCAGTCATTGAATTGACCTGGCACGGTCGCCACGACCACCAGACAGACTCGATCGCACACACAGCAGCGACGTTACAGAACGGCAGGAAGAAGAATATGGCTCTCTCCGCAGCAACAACCGGATTCGACGCAGACATCTGGCAGGACTTTACTGCCGCACGGAACGAACCGGACTGGATTCTGGAACTCCGCCGTCAGGCCTTCGAGCTGTATCAGGAGAAGCTCGCAGCTCCTCTCGATCCGGAAGAGTACAAGCGGATCGACCTGCGGACGTTCCGACCCGAGAAATACGCGCTGCAGCCTGCAGGTGCCGGCACAGAAGCAACGGCCGGCCTCGACACGCTGATGCAGGACCGCGGCGAGTTCGCCGGTCGCGTGACACATGTCGACGGACACTGCACGAGTTCGGAACTCGCCCCCGAACTGGCCGGGAAGGGGGTGCTGTTCGGCGACCTGGCCACCATGCTCGAGCAGCATCGTGAACAGCTCGAACCGTACTTTCACACCCGGGCGGTTGATCCAGAGCGCGATCGTTTCTCGGCGTGGCATGCGGCGTTCTGGACGGGCGGCACCGTACTGTTCGTCCCCCGCAACGTCGAACTCGACGCTCCCCTGTACAGTCTGATCGGCCTGCAGGCAGACGGTGCGGCCGACTTCAGCCATACGCTGATCATCCTCGAAGAAGGGGCCTCGGCGACGCTGCTCGAAGAAACCTCTTCCTTCTCGCCCGATACCGAAGGTCTGCACGTCGGAGCCGTCGAACTGATCGTCGCACCGGGCGCCCGCCTGCGTTATGTGCAGCTGCAGAACTGGAACGAGAAGGTGCGGCACTTCGCCCACCAGTCCGGTCGGGTCGGTCGGGACAGCATGCTGCAGTGGACCGTCGGCGGCCTCGGAGCAAAGATGGCGCACATCCACCAGGACGTGCATCTCGACGGCCGCGGTGCTCATGCCGAAGTGAACGGCGTGACGTTCGCCACCGATCGCCAGCTCCTGTCGTACTACACGCAGCAGACGCACCATCAGCCCGATACCCGTTCGGACCTGCTGTACAAGGAGGTCTGCCGTGACAAGTCACGTGTCGTCTGGCGGGGGATGATCAAGGTCGATCCCGACGCCCAGAAGACGGACGGCTACCAGCGGAACGACGCGTTGATGCTCAGCCGCGACGCCCGGGCCGATGCAATTCCGGGACTGGAGATCGAAGCGGACGACGTCCGCTGTACACACGGAGCAACGGCAGGCCGCGTCGACGAAGAGCAGGTCTTCTACGCGATGTGCCGCGGACTGTCGCGGTACGAGGCGATGCACGTCATCGTCGAAGGCTTCTTCGCCGAGATCTATGACCGCATCCCGGTCGAACTGGTGCGGGAGACGCTCAGCCAGGCGGTCGAACGGAAGCTGGGAATCGGCGACTGACGCGCCCGGCGAATCTGCCGGGTTCGAGCGGCCCCGAAACGGGTTCGTCGCTCTCGCGCCTGCCTTGCCTGTATTCGTCACCGTCGACGAGAATCGTGCAGCCCCCTGACATTACCAAGAGAACCTCGATGGCTGAGCTTGAACGTGTCGCCTCCCGCGACGAGATCCCACCCGGCGGAAGAAAATCGGTCATTGTCGACGAGATTCCGGCCCTGCTGCTCCGCGCCGGCGACGACTATTACTGCATCGAAGACGTCTGCACCCACGACGGACAGCCGCTCACCGACGGCCCCCTGGCCGACAAGGTGATCACCTGCCCCCGTCACGGCGCCGAGTTCGACATCTCGACCGGGGCTCCCCTGTGCATGCCGGCAACCGAGCCGATCCGCACATTTGCTGTCGAACTTCGCGAGGACGGCGTGTACGTCGCGCTCGACTGACGCAACCCTCCCTCCGCCGCGGCAAGTCCGTTGATATGGCAGGACGTGGATGATTCTGCCAAGATTGAATCGCAACACCCTGTCGGATGTCTGCGGAGGTTCATCACGGTGACCGGATTTCGCCGTCAACTTGCCATTCTTTGCCTGGCCTGCTGCCCGCTGGTCTGCGGAATCGACGTGCGGGGGGACGATGCTGCCGCACCCGCAGCGGTTGAGTCGCTGATCGACCAGTTGAACGACCCCGCTTTCGAGACCCGCGACGCTGCTGAAGAAGCGCTCGTCCGGAAAGGGGCCGACGCGGTGGAATCCCTCGTTGACGCCGCCCGGCACCGCGGCCCCGAAGTCGCTCTCCGGGCGGTCTCCATCCTCGAACGGATCTTCCAGACCGACGAAGAGGCAGCCGGCGATGCTGCCGAGGTGGCCCTCGAATCGTTGCGGCGGGCGGACCGGGCCCCCATCGTTGATGCGGCAACGCGTGCACTGGCGGGCAATCACGAGATTCGCGAACGACGTGCCGTGGCCGCGATCCGCAAACTGGGCGGCCGGGTCGAGTACGGCATCGACGAAAACGCCACGATGATGGTGCAGAATCTTGCCGGCAACCAATTTCAGACCGCCCCCGTACAGGAGATCAAGACCATCTGGCTCACCAGGGGCTGGACCGGAGGGGAAGAGGGGCTGCGGCACCTGCGCCGACTGACACACGTCAGCAGCGTCAACATCTACCACATTGCCGGCAGCGGAGTCTCACGCGAAGCGGTCGAAGCGCTTGCCGCCGACCTTCAGGGGCTGCAGGTCGTTCGCCGCGGCAACGCGAGCCTGGGGATCAAACATCTGCCGATCGGCACCAACGTCTGCCGGGTGTCGGAAGTCGTCGACGGTGGTGCGGCCGAGAAGGCCGGTGTCGTGGCCGGCGACATCATCGTCCAGATTGACGAGACGACGATCGAGAAATTCGACGACCTGGTCAGCGAACTGAAGAACTACGAACCGGGGCAGGAAGCCGTCCTGAAAGTGATCCGCAACGGACAGTTCCGCTCCATTCCCGTCGAACTGGGGGGCTGGGACAACGTCAGCGCCGTGCCGGCCATGCGCGATCCCTTCGGTAACCCGATTCCGCGGAAGTAATTCAAACGCCTTCGGAGTCCCTGATGCGACGTCCGGACAGTCCTCACCTGCAGCAGGCACATCTGGCCCAAGCGACGCGGCGGCATTTCTTCTCGCAGTGTGGTCTCGGCATCGGTTCGGTCGCACTGGCCTCGCTGATGGGCGAGGGACAACTGACGGCCGCTCCCGCCGGCACGACCGCAGCGACACATTTTCCGCCACGCGCGAAGAACGTGATCTTCCTGTTCATGGCCGGTGGCCCCAGTCAGCTCGAACTGTTCGACCCCAAGCCAAAGCTGCAGGAACTCTCCGGGAACGTCATCCCGGAGTCGTTTGTCGAAGGCAAACGCTTCGCCTTCATCAAGCGGGACGCAAAGCTGCTCGGCACGAAGCAGACGTTCGCCCCACGTGGCGAAAGCGGCACCGAGATCTCCGACCTGCTCCCGCACACCGCAGCGATCGCCGACGACATCGCCGTCATCCGCTCGATGAAGACCGACGTCTTCAACCACGGCCCGGCAAAGCTTTTCGTCAACACCGGTTCGCCGCAGTTTGGCCGACCCAGCATGGGGGCATGGGTGACCTACGGCATCGGCAGCACGGCGACCGACCTGCCCGGTTTCGTCGTCCTGCAGTCCGGACCCCGCGGACCTCGTGGGGGCGCGCCGCTGTGGGGCAGCGGCTTTCTGCCGACCACTTACCAGGGGGTCCCGTTTCTGAACGGTGCCGACCCGATCCTCAACCTGTCCAATCCTGCCGGCATCGACAACGCCGCCCAGGAACAGTTCATCGATGCCGTCACCGATCTTAACTCGCTCCGCCGCGCAGTCGTGCAGGATCCGGAGATCGACACCCGTATCGCCGCCTACGAGATGGCGTACCGGATGCAGTCGAGCGCTCCGGAACTGATGGACCTCTCGGACGAATCATCCCATACGCTCGAAGCATATGGTGTCGATCCGGCGAAACCGTCCTACGCCCGCAACTGCCTGCTGGCACGTCGGCTGGTGGAGCAGGGGGTCCGCTTCGTCCAGCTGTACCACACCGACTGGGACCATCACGGCAACAAGGGGACCGACCTGGGCGAGGCACTTCAGGCCCGCTGCCGCGAGACCGACCAGGCGTCCGCCGCCCTGGTCAACGACCTGAAGCAGCGGGGCCTGCTCGACGACACGTTGGTGATCTGGGGCGGTGAATTCGGCCGGACTCCGCAGGGAGAAGTCCGCAGCGACCTGCGCGGTCGCGACCACCACATCGACGCCTACTCGATGTGGATGGCCGGAGGCGGCGTTCGCGGCGGCCAGACGATCGGCACGACCGACGAGATCGGCTACGAAGTTGTCGATCAGCCGGTTCACGTCCATGACCTGCAGGCAACTGTCCTGCACCTGCTCGGTCTGGACCACAAGCGGCTCACGTTCCGTTTTCAGGGACGGGACTTCCGCCTCACCGATGTCCACGGACAAGTCGTCGAACAACTCTTCTCCTGAGCTCGCGCCTTCCCGGGATGCTGGCCGCCGGGTGGCATACCCGTCCTTTCAAGCCGGGCATGTACGCCGAACATCACTTCGAGACGGCCCCGACGGCTCCCAGCGCCCACGCGACGGCTACTCGTCAGCCGGGACGGTCATCTCGATGAAATTGAAGTGGCCCCCCTGCGGATCGGTGACCACGGCAATGTGACCGACCCCCACTTCGAACGGCGGACGGATGACCGATCCGCCCAGGTCCGTCAGCGTCGAGCAGCTCGCTTGAACGTTCGCTACGGAGAAATAGACACCCCAGTGAGGTGGAATCGGTCCCATCTCCGGCGTCAGATTCAAGGCCCCTGCGTGCCTCCGGCCGCCGACATGGAAGCACCAGTAGTCGTCACCTGCTTCCTCCCTGTGCGTCGTCCAGCCAAACAGGTCTTCGTAGAACTTCGCACCATTCTTCACAGAAGGCGTCAGCAGCTCGCTCCAGCACCAGGTGTTCGGCACATTCGCCAGCGTGGCGCCGCACGTCTGGTTGGCCTGCCACAGACAGACGGCCGCACCGGCAGGATCGGTGATGACGGACATCCAGCCGGCATCCATGACCTGCATGACCGGCATTCGCACCTGTCCTCCCAAAGCTTCGACCCGCTCCGTCGTCGCCGCTGCATCCTCGACATTGACGTAGCTGCTCCAGACCGGCGGCATGCCGGCCTCTTTCATCTCCGGGTTCATCTCGCCGAAGCCCCCCACCGATTCGCCATCCAGCTTGAGGATGTAGTAGGGCGGGCCTCCCTGCGTATCCTGCTGCTCTGCTTCCCAGCCGAACAGCTTGCCGTAGAACTCCAGTGCCTGCGGACCGTCATGGGCCATCAGGTCCACCCAGCAGAACTGCCCGGGGGCGTACTTCGTGAAGCGTGCCATCTGTCGATCTCCGGAAGAGCCAGAACCTGTACACCTGTACCTTAACGCATCATGCCGAGGATCGATCGTCCAGGCAAGTGGGAAGCCTGCGATTTCACGCAAAACGAACAGGGCAGGCAGCGGCCGTACAAACGAAAAAGGCCCGCCGCCGGAAGCGCCTTTGCAGGAAGGCTTCCGGGACGGGCTCAGGGTCCCCGCCACAGTCGTGCCGGGAGATCAGTTGCCGCTGAGCAGCTTCGCAGGCGGCACGAAGGCCGCAATCCGGTTGAAGGCTTCGAGCACTTCGGCTTCCATCGCAGAGATCGTTGAACCACCCGGCACATCGATCCAGTGGCCGTTGGCCATATGGGCGATGGCCCGCATCAGATCGCGGTCAGCACCGGCCCCCACGGAGAGCGTGTGGATCGTCATGTCGTTGTCGACCGCTTCTTTCGCCTTGACGAGTGCGAACATCTTCGCGTCGTAGTTGCTCTCGCCACCGGACAACTGATAGTCGGCAGCGCCGTCGCCGTCGTAGTCGAACAGTTCATCCCAGTCCCAGTCGGAAGGAACTGTGTAGCTCTCCGTCACGTTGGCATTACCATCGGTCATCAGCAGAATGGTGGGGCGGGCGCCCGGCCGTCCGTACGACTGGATCGACGAGATGGCGCGAGAGATGCCGCCGCCGACATTCGTCGTGTCGTAGTAATGGGCCGCCTGCTTGTGCTGCATGATGGTGGCAACCGAGTCGTAATCCGTGGTCAGCGGTTCGGCACTGATATCGACGTACGGCATGTCGGTGTCGTTCAGAACCATCTCCAGCCGGTGGTACGTGTCGTAGCTGACCAGTCCCAGCGTGTCACCGAATCCCAGGTCCTCGAGGAAGTCGGCGAACAGCGTGTGCCCTTCCTTGATGGCATGGAACGGGTAATGCCGCGTCTTGTACAGGTCCGGCGTCTGATAATGCCGCCGTTTCTTGTCGAGCAGATAGTGGACGAACGTCATCCCGCCGTACATCTCGCGGTAACTACCCCGATTGATGTCGCTGTCAGAACGGACGTAGTCAATGAAGTCATCCCAGCTGCCGGACGGATACGGATAGGCAACCGTGTCCAGGCCGAAGACTGCTTCGACGTTCTCGTTCGTATCATCGAAACGGTAGGCGATCAGCGTCGCGGCCGAATCGGGAGTGTCGAACCGCTCACCGTAACCGGGCCCGTCACCACTGGAGTTGCACCCCGACTTGACCCATACGGTTTCGATCGTTTTGCCGGCATTGTCCCCCTGTCCCTGGAAGGTGCCGGTCTTCCCCTGGTTGAGGTTGTCGAACTTGTACTGCGTTCCGTCTTCGAATTCGAGAACGACGTTGGAGAGGTCCTTGGAGGACTCGATGTAAACGCTCGTCGTGTCCGCAGCGAAGGTGACCTCGATCGTGGGACGGCAACCGCTTCCGCTTTCACCCGCGACGGTCACCTCTTCGCCGACAATGTACTTGACCCACACCGTCGCAATGTCTTTGCCACTGTTGCTGTCGCTGCCGGAGTAGGTGCCGCCGCTCTCGTTGAGACCGGTAAACTTCTGCGACTTTCCGTTCGTGAACTCGAGGACGACTTCACTGTACGGCTGGTCGGACGTGATCTCCGTTTCGTCGTACTTGAACGTCACGGTCGCGGTCGGATCATCCGGGTTGTCGGAAGGGGGGCTGTCGAGTGACAGGTACTTCGGTGTGAAGATCATGTCTCCCACGTCGACCGGCTGCAGATCGTTGTAAATCTGCTGCAGGTTGGTCTCGATCGCCGGGATTCCCAGCTTGTCGACGGTCTCGCTGCGAAACTGGCTGTCGTAGGTCATCGAGCCGGAGAAATCGAGCACCGTCACGATGTCGCGGGCTTCGACGTAGGCGACTGCCTCGGCCCGGATCTTTGCCGTCCGGTCGCCGGTCACGCCGGCGAAGAACAGCTGCAACTGGCCGTCCGGCTTCGTCACGTCGGGATCGTCGCGGCGGGCGATCACGCGGACGACGTTCGAAGGGGACTCGTTCCAGGTGACTTCAAACTCGCCCGTCGAGTCGTTGTAGGATCGCTTGCCGAACTCGACATCCTCGTTCGGATCGACGTACACGCCGTTGAGGGCAGCCACCTCGACCGCCTTCTGGGCGGCCTGCGACTTGGAGTACTCGACGAGGTTGCCCACCTCCGGTCCGGCATTCTCGACGGCATGGGTGATTTCCATCGCCGCCGCGAGCGCCGCCGCATCGACAGCGTTCTGCATCTTGGTCTTTGTCAGCGAAATCGTGCCGACGTCGACCGAGAAGGCAACGAAGGTGATGCACGCCGTCAGACAGAAGAAGGCAACGACGATAAAC
This region includes:
- a CDS encoding pilus assembly protein TadG-related protein, with amino-acid sequence MKRYSLPLPVIGDESTGPRNRRGAFIVVAFFCLTACITFVAFSVDVGTISLTKTKMQNAVDAAALAAAMEITHAVENAGPEVGNLVEYSKSQAAQKAVEVAALNGVYVDPNEDVEFGKRSYNDSTGEFEVTWNESPSNVVRVIARRDDPDVTKPDGQLQLFFAGVTGDRTAKIRAEAVAYVEARDIVTVLDFSGSMTYDSQFRSETVDKLGIPAIETNLQQIYNDLQPVDVGDMIFTPKYLSLDSPPSDNPDDPTATVTFKYDETEITSDQPYSEVVLEFTNGKSQKFTGLNESGGTYSGSDSNSGKDIATVWVKYIVGEEVTVAGESGSGCRPTIEVTFAADTTSVYIESSKDLSNVVLEFEDGTQYKFDNLNQGKTGTFQGQGDNAGKTIETVWVKSGCNSSGDGPGYGERFDTPDSAATLIAYRFDDTNENVEAVFGLDTVAYPYPSGSWDDFIDYVRSDSDINRGSYREMYGGMTFVHYLLDKKRRHYQTPDLYKTRHYPFHAIKEGHTLFADFLEDLGFGDTLGLVSYDTYHRLEMVLNDTDMPYVDISAEPLTTDYDSVATIMQHKQAAHYYDTTNVGGGISRAISSIQSYGRPGARPTILLMTDGNANVTESYTVPSDWDWDELFDYDGDGAADYQLSGGESNYDAKMFALVKAKEAVDNDMTIHTLSVGAGADRDLMRAIAHMANGHWIDVPGGSTISAMEAEVLEAFNRIAAFVPPAKLLSGN